A window from Lactiplantibacillus pentosus encodes these proteins:
- a CDS encoding GNAT family N-acetyltransferase: protein MITIRPADQDDAGQIAPLINMIFDEMQLEELDDIPEPDLEQAITAAYRTPDYLSGKATTVVAEADGQVVGVAFGYPDKNEDAVDDVLARVTADNDAFGSAFEAEAESYEHEWYLDSIAVDPNYQGHGIGGKLLAALPQYARQAGQQRIGLNVDMANLGAKKLYDRYHYETVGIKPIGDRMYFHMQYELDKELVFA, encoded by the coding sequence GTGATAACAATTCGACCAGCCGATCAAGACGACGCGGGCCAGATAGCACCGCTAATTAATATGATTTTTGATGAAATGCAACTTGAGGAACTAGACGACATTCCTGAACCTGACTTAGAGCAGGCCATTACTGCCGCGTACCGGACACCAGATTATTTGTCCGGAAAAGCGACGACGGTGGTGGCCGAGGCCGATGGTCAAGTGGTTGGGGTAGCGTTTGGTTATCCTGACAAAAATGAGGACGCGGTTGATGACGTGTTAGCACGGGTCACTGCGGATAATGATGCGTTTGGTTCAGCATTTGAAGCTGAAGCTGAAAGTTATGAGCACGAATGGTACCTGGATTCGATTGCGGTCGACCCAAATTATCAGGGTCATGGGATTGGTGGCAAGCTACTGGCCGCCTTACCACAATATGCTCGTCAAGCCGGACAACAACGAATCGGTTTGAACGTGGATATGGCAAACTTAGGAGCGAAGAAGCTCTATGACCGCTACCATTATGAGACGGTAGGGATTAAGCCTATCGGTGATCGGATGTACTTCCATATGCAATATGAACTAGATAAGGAATTGGTCTTCGCCTAA
- a CDS encoding ABC-F family ATP-binding cassette domain-containing protein: MALLEVTDLSQSFADRKLYEDANFTLERADHMGIVGQNGAGKSTLIKILTGQILPLSGQIKWQRNVRTGYLDQYADIPAGMTLYAFLKTAFQRLYDLDAQMQQLYADYAEKMDDQLLEKAGRIQETLEANNFYDIETEMERVITGLGLDEIGRDHVISEMSGGQRSKIILAKLLLENPDVIILDEPTNYLDTAHISWLEDYLNGFDGAVMVISHDYDFLQQVTNCICDVAFGKIIKYRGDFKSAMRQKEARKEAQLKAFEKQQVVIEKAEKFIRKNKAGSKSTMAKSREKMLSHMERVDPPSENVHAKFSFPYLDTGSQNALSVTKLSVGYGKPLLEPVTFTMTNGEKLAFKGFNGVGKSTLIKSILGVIPALSGKSNFSPSAKINYFNQDLEWDNPQLTPLQTIQNEYPTMLPKTIRTKLAKCGINAANAMKPMHLLSGGEQTKVKLALLELVPSNFLIMDEPTNHLDDETKEGLKRALQAFPGNLILVSHESSFVNGWVDKELNVEKLSLKERQG, from the coding sequence ATGGCTTTACTAGAAGTAACGGATTTATCGCAAAGCTTTGCGGACCGGAAGTTATATGAAGATGCCAATTTTACGTTAGAACGCGCGGACCACATGGGAATCGTGGGCCAAAACGGGGCGGGGAAGAGTACCCTGATCAAGATTCTAACGGGTCAAATCTTGCCATTATCCGGGCAAATCAAATGGCAACGCAACGTGCGCACGGGGTATTTGGACCAATATGCCGATATTCCTGCGGGGATGACGCTGTATGCGTTTTTGAAAACGGCTTTCCAGCGACTATACGACTTGGATGCGCAGATGCAACAGTTGTACGCGGACTATGCGGAAAAGATGGACGACCAACTCTTGGAGAAGGCCGGCCGGATTCAGGAAACATTGGAAGCTAACAATTTTTATGATATTGAAACTGAAATGGAACGGGTCATTACCGGGCTTGGTTTGGACGAAATCGGCCGCGACCACGTCATCAGTGAGATGTCTGGTGGACAACGGTCGAAGATTATTTTGGCCAAGCTGCTGCTCGAGAATCCGGATGTGATTATTCTGGACGAACCGACCAACTACCTAGACACCGCCCATATCAGTTGGTTGGAAGACTATCTGAATGGCTTTGATGGGGCCGTCATGGTTATTTCCCACGATTATGATTTCTTGCAACAAGTCACGAATTGCATTTGCGACGTGGCGTTTGGGAAGATCATCAAGTATCGCGGCGACTTTAAATCTGCGATGCGGCAAAAAGAAGCACGCAAGGAAGCGCAATTGAAGGCCTTTGAAAAGCAACAAGTTGTGATTGAAAAGGCAGAGAAGTTTATTCGTAAGAACAAGGCCGGCTCGAAGTCGACGATGGCCAAGTCGCGGGAGAAGATGCTGTCGCATATGGAACGGGTCGATCCGCCGAGTGAAAACGTCCACGCGAAGTTCTCGTTCCCTTATTTGGATACTGGGTCGCAAAACGCGTTGAGTGTGACGAAACTCTCCGTTGGTTACGGTAAACCATTGCTGGAACCAGTGACCTTTACGATGACCAACGGCGAAAAGCTGGCGTTTAAAGGCTTCAACGGGGTCGGTAAATCGACGCTGATCAAGTCGATTTTAGGCGTGATTCCAGCTTTAAGTGGGAAGTCCAACTTCTCACCATCGGCTAAAATCAACTATTTCAACCAAGACTTGGAATGGGATAATCCGCAGTTGACGCCATTACAAACGATTCAAAACGAATATCCGACGATGTTGCCAAAAACGATTCGGACAAAGCTTGCCAAATGTGGGATCAACGCTGCTAATGCCATGAAACCCATGCACCTCTTAAGCGGGGGCGAACAGACCAAAGTCAAGTTGGCGCTACTCGAGCTAGTCCCTAGCAACTTCTTGATTATGGACGAACCGACCAACCACTTGGATGATGAGACCAAGGAAGGGCTGAAGCGGGCATTGCAAGCCTTCCCTGGTAACCTGATTTTGGTTAGCCACGAAAGCAGCTTCGTCAATGGTTGGGTCGATAAGGAATTAAACGTCGAAAAACTGAGCTTGAAGGAACGGCAGGGCTAA
- a CDS encoding ABC transporter ATP-binding protein, protein MIEAVNISKKYKSNSFYSLKDINFSIETGDIVGLIGKNGAGKSTLLKLMAKAQKPTSGTLKFKGIDISKGNNVLDKFGIMIEPIFYPHLTVYENISFFLKIHKKEQYVRNIQAVLELVDLWNAKDRKPAAFSFGMKQRLSLALSLITEPDFMILDEPFVGLDPIGVKKLIGILQYWSTTKHTSMIISSHQLNELEDLCNRYIFIDSGRLKTQFDDKKNFLIVQLDVHTDQAQQIVKSIATKYQLEIDNQKLALPLALKKGQLNEILMELSSNKLIERIYSAKDELESYFTEG, encoded by the coding sequence ATAATTGAAGCCGTCAATATTAGTAAAAAATATAAATCTAACTCATTTTACTCCTTGAAAGATATTAATTTTTCAATCGAAACAGGGGATATTGTTGGATTAATCGGCAAAAATGGTGCTGGAAAAAGTACGTTATTAAAGTTGATGGCAAAAGCACAAAAACCGACATCGGGGACTTTAAAATTTAAGGGCATCGATATTTCGAAAGGAAACAATGTTCTTGATAAATTCGGTATTATGATTGAACCCATCTTTTATCCACATCTAACCGTTTATGAGAACATATCGTTCTTTTTAAAAATCCATAAAAAAGAACAGTATGTACGTAACATCCAGGCTGTTTTGGAGCTTGTTGACTTGTGGAATGCTAAAGATCGTAAACCGGCTGCATTTTCATTTGGAATGAAGCAACGACTGTCACTGGCATTGTCTTTAATCACAGAACCTGACTTCATGATATTGGATGAGCCGTTCGTTGGACTAGATCCCATTGGGGTAAAGAAACTTATTGGAATCTTACAGTATTGGTCAACCACCAAACACACATCAATGATTATTTCAAGTCATCAATTAAACGAGCTTGAAGATTTATGCAATCGCTATATTTTTATTGATTCCGGCAGACTTAAAACTCAGTTTGATGACAAAAAAAATTTCTTGATAGTCCAATTAGATGTTCATACAGATCAAGCTCAACAAATTGTTAAGAGTATAGCGACAAAGTATCAGCTTGAAATCGATAACCAGAAGTTAGCTTTACCGTTAGCACTCAAAAAGGGGCAATTGAATGAAATCCTGATGGAACTATCATCTAATAAACTAATTGAAAGAATTTACTCAGCAAAAGATGAATTGGAAAGTTACTTTACGGAGGGATAG